The following is a genomic window from Chanos chanos chromosome 1, fChaCha1.1, whole genome shotgun sequence.
atagATGTAATAACTTTGAATCTTAACATTTAAAGTTAATgctgttacctttttttttgcagcagcagcagactcAGTGATGTTTTCTCAAGGAAATCTTCTAGTACTTttatagaaaaaataaaacacatacaaatactaTACAAAACTATTCCTTCATTACTTGATACTTATTATTACGTTGCCTACCCCATGAAAGGGACGCTTAAAGGGACCACAGCTGAAGAAACAGATCACTGATAGAGCATGTATGGATTATTACACATCAGCAGTCAGAGCTGTGAGTTCAGAATTTCAGATTTTCTCCACTGAAGGGTAGCTGTACACATATATCTCTGAGTAACCAAAGGTCAGTATTCATTTGAGGAGACTTTACCATGCCATTTTttcaagacagaaacaaaaaagaaaggttgttttttttataagttgtttttgtgtgatggATAGTTGAACTAGTTTGAGGAATGACCCTTTCTGCTGGTATTAATGGATACAGTACTTATCCAAACGCCACTTCAactgtgacagagaaaataacatATAACACACTCCCACAATGATTAGACTAAAGAAGACACACTATTCCTGTGGCTTATAATGCAAAGTGGTAACCATGCAGTGATGAAATTTGTTACAGCAGAGTTCAGGGTAACCTACCACTGAATATGGGCAGGTCAAAGAGCCAGAGGCTCCAGAGTAAAGACCCCTGAAGCAAAGCAGTGTGGTTTTAACGTATTCAGCATTACTCAGATTAAACTGTCAACTGTGCTTGACTGGCTATCAAGTAGATGGACAACATTCTCTGTGCAGTAAGAGATGGTGAAGATgtggaaacaaaacagcatgatGCATGCTGAGGGCAGGGAAAACCTGCAAGTGCAAAGACTGACCAGCTGGACACAGCAGTGTCACCCTCAAAATCTCAAAAGTGTTCATTTTGTATAATTCAAACACTCTATTCCATTATAAATGATGAGATGGAATAGTGTTCCTCTGTGTGCAGCGGTCCAACAGATAGACATAAATAGACACCTTGAGAGTCTGTCTGTGATCAGTCAATTATAAAATACAGATAAATATCTAATATCAAGAATGGAATTTCTTGAGCGAGACAGCGAGAATTTTTGATAAAgaatttaaatttaacttgttTGAATTCAGAAGTTTCCCATCAAAAATGATATTTGAATCAACATTCAGAATGTTTCCCTTTCATTTCAGGCACACTTTAATCACAagaacagcattttaaaattctgtcatttctcatgTCAGAAATCCACTTGTTAATGTTGAAATCTTTAATGTGCTATCAAAATTACACTCCAACATATGATAAAACATTTCTGCTGCAAACCTTTCAATTGTTTGCTATAAACTGATTTTGCATGTTGTAGAGAGTACACATTTCAGATTTCAAGAATTTGGACTGGATGGaactagattttttttaaatcaagagaTGAATTTCAACTAGAAATTTTAAGAGGGGGTTACATTTGCACTGTTAATTGTAATAATACGTCTTAATTTAACTATAGTTCTTACAGTTAAATTATAGTTATACTTAATAAATATAGTTCTTGATTTCAAGACACTGTGTATAATTAAATGTTCCTCTTCGATACTTGGATTAAAGTAGATTGTAATACGATAAGAAACACCTTATTTCTTTAGCACATTTTCTTAGAACAGCCGATTAAAAGTGTCAGTGATTTGCACGTAATTTATGTAATCGAAATCTCTCTCATGAGATTCcaattttgaaatattaaatttgttctttccattttttcatCTCGGATATTTTCAGATGTGTAATGACTGAAATTTTATTCCtacagtaatatttttttctgaaacctATGCTTCTTCATATCTTGATGGCAATCTTGAAAAGGTCCTCTTTCGCTAGCTAAAGCCTCTCTGTGTGCATTAGAGGGACAAACAGCATTCGTCCATCCCAGCTCTGCCATCTGAGCCTAAATTAAGATCACAGGTGTTGTGAATGACGTCAAACGCTATTTTTTCAGACATCTAACCGACGTTTCTACCGATGTCTGGTTGATCTTGTGTCTGATTATGGGGTCTGTGATAAATGCTTCTTTATTTCTATTAATACAGTCCTGTCTGGTCTTGAGCCTACGCCACCACGGTGAGAGAACACTAGATTTAGAAattaaaaacgaaaaaaacacTCCTAAGTGAGACTGTATAAAAGCTGCCAGTTTACCGGTGTTACATCTTACCGGTAATGTAACTAACTCACAAAACTCACGATATCCATTGCAGGTCATAAAGGAACTGGCAAAGGCAATGCAGCGCAGCCAGCAGATCAAGGTACGCACGTTTTACATTTATGTACATAAGTGTTGGCATGGATCACCTGTTGTAGGCTACAAGTCCCGGTGGAGAATAATTCGTGTAAAACGTATACTAGAAATACTAAGTGTGTGTTGCACTGGAAGTTGTTTCGGGATATAGACCAGCTGTTGATGGTACATTCTTTAAGTGTGAAATAATTAACATTACCTTCTTTTCTGCAGAGGTGTTTATTAATAATAGCACAAGAAATCAGACTGCCAGTGTTGATATCAACACGAACGACATTTATGAAGGTACGTGAGCAGTGGCTCCTGCTGAAATCgttccttttcatttctgatGCTGTTTCGTGTCCACCGTCATCACAGTGTTTCTCTGGAACAAACCCTGGGCTCTCATTTAtcaactgtcattttaaaaagttttaaatgattttgttcGAACAAAGTTGCGGTTGccacataaaaagaaaactcatATTTATCCGTCAGATGCACACAGGTCAGCGGTACAGCAATAAATAATCAACGTTGATTAATAGACCTGTTTGTTGCTCTATATATTTAAATACTGCGTTATCCATGCCCAGCGGGCCTGTGAGATTTGAGGACTGTGCCACGGGTACGTTTTCGTCATACTCTGGCTAGGACATCAGATTTCTGTCTCAGACCCCAGCGTTTCGTGGCGTGCCTGGGGTAAATCTGCTGCGCACGGTGGACAGGGTGAAAGCCACTCCGTAGACCAGCGCATTGTTAATATCTTTGGTGATCCAGCGCCAACGGGCATCAGCTACAGGGTACAGAATTATCTGAACATAGTGCCACAGTAAATGTCAGATCAGCCTGGGTCAGCAACATAAGCTGACGGTAAATGTACAATTTCTACCTCTCTAATCTTTCTAGTTTCTTCATTATAGCAATCTAAAGATAATGTCATAGAAAACACCGCTGAATTGCCGCGTTCCATGATCACCCATACTGAGATGATGCCAAATCCCTTAGTGACACGCTGATGTTAAAACTGATGCATGAAACACTCTCCTTTGCACATCCAGTTAATGAACTGCCTTCCGTTAGCAGGTCCCTGTTCTACCGCTAGGTGCCCGCCCTTCTCACGGTCACAGTTGTGTATAAATGTACGTACAAATAATTGTACGGATGGCACACGGATTTGTGAGTACGTAGTATTGATAGAGTGCGCCTGGGTCAAATCTATACGTAAAGTAAATTActaaactaacaaacaaacgtACGAATCACTGGCTCTAAGTTTGCATCGTATCACTTGAATGTCCTCCTCTCCTTAAGTGGCCGAGATCTCTTAGGTGTTGACATGTGAGCAATACTGAGTCAAACCCACACAGACGTCACGTAAATGCTCTATTATAACGCTTTTATCGATGCATATACTAAAAGCAGCCGAAATAGTACTGTATATTCAAATGGATTCACTGTAGAAAACACAGAGTTTCATTTAAGAGCGCTCCACAGTACTTCCCTCTAGcacaaatgatcaaattaaGGAAATTCCTGTTTCCTCATCACAGTCTTATGTTCCAGACGTGGCCGGGAAGCGAAAGTTCATCCCTGAACAGGAGATAGAGACACGGATCATGGGTGGTCAGGAAGCATGGGCCCATTCCTGGCCATGGCAGGTGTCTCTGCATTTTGCCTCCATGGCAGCCTGTGGAGGTGCTCTCCTTAGCCCTGAATGGGTTATTACTGCCTGTCATTGCTTCAAACGGTCAGTGCATGTTTGCAAAAAGACAAGATGATGATGATCACCTTTACAAGCATTACACCTTTTACTGTCCAGTCAAATTTGTAAGGCATGTTCTCCaccaaaacaaaattacaataGCTGGTGAGCAAGTGACATGAATTAAGGTTTATTGGAACCAATCTTCTAGAATACTTCCAGGGTTGTTTTAAATAGGATCCAATAGGTATTCATTTGCAACAGACCAATAATACTAGGATCTCTGACATTGTGTTCTGTTGTACATTTATACTGAGCTAGATGTAACGGAGTTGGCATGCAGGTTGGATACTGGGCTGCTGGTCGTGGATGCAAATAAAGGCCAAGTGAATAGAATGCTGATTTAAACTATCCTGTCCTTTATATGTAAAGTCAATAACATTACTTTAGTTTCCAGTCTCGTAAGCACTACTAGTTATGTCTTTTGTGACAGGTACAATAAAGCAGCATTTTGGACAGTCATGGCAGGAAAACATGATCTGGACAATTATGAGGCCTGCCAGCAGGTAAgccatcgtgtgtgtgtgtgtgcacgtgcatgcgttTGCATTTGTGACTgctttggtcatttttttttttttctcctctttcattttgagGTCACCAAGGTGGCCGAAATCATTGTTCACAAGGGTTACagcaagagaacaaaagagcaTGACATTGCTTTGCTGAAACTGGAGACGCCACTGATgataaatgagtgtgtgaggccCATTCCAATCCTCCAATCAGAGCCCTCAATGATGAAATGCACAGTCACTGGTTGGGGCGCCACCAGAGAGAGTGGGtattaacagaaaacacaaccaGCATGTTATAACTGAAGGGCAGAAAACTGTAGGCCTCTCATGGAATACCATGAAgacttttttctatttttaatcaaattattTGCTCTTTGACATTGCTGTTCTCCTGCCTTCATGctactgtacttttttttttaataatgaatgCAACCATAATCAGTATGAATTAAGGCTTTTGTCTGCTGGATTAAAACTGCTAGATTATAGATATGTGCACTGACAGACCGGCAGAGCTGTTAATACCTCTTTCATAAGGTGGAACAGTAaaattttctttccccttctcttaAAGATGGTCCACGTGCTCACAGACTCCAGGAGGTTAACGTTACCATCCTTCCCACAAACACGTGTAATAGTTTCTATCATGGGAGAGTGCAGCCAACCATGTTTTGTGCTGGTGATGTTGCAGGGGGCGTGGATGCATGTCAGGTACAGCATGTCTCCACTAGGGGTAGTGTGGACTAATCAAACCCAAAAGCAGTTATTTTTTGAGTGTCAATAGCATACCTCACAAAGATATTCAAATACCAGTTGCTCagtcctgtctttctcttccttgcCCTTTCAATACCCAAGCCCTTCGCCAGTAAGGGATTTCACGAATCATTACGACTACAAAACCCATAATGAGAGTTGAATTTAATCCATTTTTCTCAGGGGGATTCTGGTGGCCCACTGTCTTGTCTCACTGGTATGAGGTACGAGCTGGCAGGAGTGGTCAGCTGGGGCGTAGGGTGTGGACGTTCACAGAGGCCTGGTGTCTACACCAAAGTATATCTCTACAATGCGTGGATCAACGATGCCATGACCCGTACGAGCTGACCTGGGTGGGGTGACGGGGGTAACACAGGGTTAAAGATAAAAGCATAGGTCTTCCTAACCATCCAAAGACTAAAAGAGAGTTTAGGGATCAGGTTCTAAGTGGTGTTTAGCCATTAAAGGCATGCTTgcaggaggacagagacaaTAACAGGGTACTCAACAGTAGCAGAGTGCTAGTACTATTAATCATCTGTAACTTTCcatgaatatttttcagtttgtgtactGAGCTTAGAGCTCCCAAAGGCCACCTTAAAAGAGCTGCCATCCTGCCAGACAATATGATTTTGCCTGATAGCTAATCCCAAAATTTGCAAATGTTATTTCCTACACTTTTAGGTGAGCTCTCATTTGATGACCCAGATATGCAGTTTACAGGTATGTTTAATTTTGCTCTCTTTTGCTCCTATCTCCATTTCGCTTTACGTAtatggaagaaaacaaaagagaacttTTAGGACTTTCAGAGGAGTACAGCACTGATGGAAAGCTTCAGTCCTTAATTTTTGTGAGACCATTAAAGAATTCCTAATGTAATGGAGTATAATGCTAACGTTGTACAAACAGAGCTCTGTGGAGTGGCTGAGACTGCTCCCTGCAATATGGGAACTTCTCTGGCACGAGTGGTGCTCTCCACAGCTGGCACAGTGACTGTGGAGAATGCTGATCAGGCATGCCCTCACTCCTGGCCATGGCAGGTGAGCCTGCAAAGCAATGGCAGGCACTACTGCAGTGCCACCCTCATCCACCAGAGCTGGGCACTCGCACCACGGCACTGCCACTGCAAGTAAGCCTACATACTATACATACTCATTCTatgaatttttctctctctgtcaacgATATGTTTTCCCCTTACTGGTTTTCTCCTTTTGTCTAGCactcctttttcttttgaacttgGTCTAACCTTCGGAAGGTATTACTGACCAAATCCTTCTCAAAACTTTCCAGATCCTACACTCATTGTTTCATAGCTCCACTCACTTCTTTGAATTGTGAGTTGTCATCCTCTGATCACTTTCAATTTGGCtctcccccctcactctctctctctctctctcctgtgttttccCCCTCTTGTTTGCCCTGTGTTCAAAGTTCAGAGTTTTGTCATATGTCCAGAACAACACAGGTCATCCAAACAATGAAAATCTTATGACATGGCTAAGTCAGGTACGTAGCACAGGACATATCCATTTAATAAATACAGTAGAGCAATAAACAGACTGTCAGacagcacaacaaaacacacaaaggtgtGACAACACAAGTGCAATGACAAATATACAGATTTTGCGATGGGAGTAGTGCAAAGGAGGTTTCTATTTACAGATATACAAATGGTCAGATGTACAGAATTTACAGACTGTGCTTTCCTAAGGTAGATGCCTTGCACGGAGGGGAGGCTGTAACCAGTGATGTGCTCAGCTGACTTCATCACCCTCTGGAGAGCCTTGCGGTCCAGAGCAGAGCAACTTCCATACCAGGCAGTGATACAGCCAGTGAAGATGCTCTCAGTGGTGCATCTATAGAAATTCATGAGGGTCTTGGAAGACATGACAAACTTCTTTAGCCTCCTCAGGAAGAAGACTTGTTTTTGAGCCTTCTTTATTattgagtctgtctgtc
Proteins encoded in this region:
- the ovch1 gene encoding ovochymase-1, with amino-acid sequence MQRSQQIKSYVPDVAGKRKFIPEQEIETRIMGGQEAWAHSWPWQVSLHFASMAACGGALLSPEWVITACHCFKRYNKAAFWTVMAGKHDLDNYEACQQVTKVAEIIVHKGYSKRTKEHDIALLKLETPLMINECVRPIPILQSEPSMMKCTVTGWGATRENGPRAHRLQEVNVTILPTNTCNSFYHGRVQPTMFCAGDVAGGVDACQGDSGGPLSCLTGMRYELAGVVSWGVGCGRSQRPGVYTKVYLYNAWINDAMTPGTVTVENADQACPHSWPWQVSLQSNGRHYCSATLIHQSWALAPRHCHCKAGHDVAVLGAHDLNFMASQSVMVEKVYAFPHSNSFPPESDLSLIRLRIPARLGPSVFPVCIPDEDEDEDLEDGWSCVLTGWGLTKAISELNPDVLHQVHLKPISESACQREWGKSIIQKTKLCTGSAGSVACMGDSGGSLLCQKKGVYNLVGMATWGSKTCGSKKPAVFTRVSAFHSWIHNMTGGNV